One genomic window of Polyangium aurulentum includes the following:
- a CDS encoding GNAT family N-acetyltransferase, with amino-acid sequence MSLSEDDEVVESNKQCVEMWSAFARRFPEGRVEHLPGLTAALSGTALSFQNVVFLSSPVRDAADLAERCRAAIEYGQKSGQPWLFSACEAWAGDPAVMNEILGSLGFKSVLVNTGMVADELLPPRRPMPGELEIRRVSDQETRNAVGDLTCLVYHLPMELGRTTAGLEAFWDASFHGYVGFVNGQPVSCSVTAPVDGRLYVSWVATHPEHRRKGYAEAVMRRSIDVAAAATGLRRTVLHATEAGRPMYEAMGYRSVAPFCWYALA; translated from the coding sequence ATGTCCTTGTCGGAAGACGACGAAGTGGTCGAGTCGAACAAGCAATGCGTCGAGATGTGGTCTGCCTTTGCGCGACGTTTTCCCGAGGGCAGGGTCGAGCATCTTCCTGGGCTCACGGCCGCGCTGTCGGGCACGGCGCTCTCCTTCCAGAACGTGGTCTTCCTGTCCTCCCCCGTGCGGGACGCGGCTGATCTGGCCGAGCGATGCCGCGCTGCAATCGAGTACGGCCAGAAGAGCGGTCAGCCCTGGCTCTTTTCGGCGTGCGAGGCGTGGGCGGGCGATCCCGCGGTCATGAACGAGATCCTCGGAAGCCTCGGGTTCAAGTCCGTGCTCGTCAATACGGGTATGGTCGCCGACGAGCTTTTGCCCCCGCGCCGGCCAATGCCCGGCGAGCTCGAAATCCGGCGTGTCAGCGACCAGGAGACGCGCAACGCGGTCGGAGATCTGACCTGCCTCGTGTACCACCTGCCCATGGAACTGGGGCGCACGACCGCCGGGCTGGAGGCTTTCTGGGACGCGTCGTTCCATGGCTATGTGGGCTTCGTGAATGGCCAGCCCGTGAGCTGCTCGGTCACCGCGCCCGTGGACGGCCGGCTTTACGTGTCGTGGGTCGCGACGCACCCCGAGCACCGTCGAAAGGGCTATGCAGAGGCCGTGATGCGGCGCTCGATCGACGTGGCCGCCGCCGCGACGGGCCTGCGGCGCACGGTCCTCCACGCGACGGAGGCAGGCCGCCCCATGTACGAGGCGATGGGATACCGCTCGGTCGCCCCCTTCTGCTGGTACGCGCTGGCATAG
- a CDS encoding response regulator, which yields MSATKRRVLVVDDSEVCRELVKLVLQGRGHDVVGLDTPFGFAAALAQYQPDLVMVDVNMPALHGGKLVEVALQKRLCTCPIVFHSDRPVRELQSLVLTTGASGFIQKTNDPEVLAARVEAYLNGTWPKRERSTDPSRYATPPPPMPPADAPPRSQRTAELPAVSQRKFDTPPLSQRNPDAPPPSQRTVTSPTGWVRGKF from the coding sequence ATGAGCGCTACCAAGCGAAGAGTATTGGTGGTCGACGATAGCGAAGTTTGCCGCGAGCTGGTGAAGCTCGTGCTGCAAGGTCGCGGGCATGACGTCGTCGGGCTCGACACGCCGTTCGGCTTCGCCGCGGCGCTCGCGCAGTATCAGCCCGATCTGGTGATGGTCGACGTGAACATGCCGGCCTTGCACGGGGGCAAGCTGGTCGAGGTCGCGCTGCAGAAGCGCCTCTGCACCTGCCCCATTGTTTTTCACTCCGACCGGCCCGTGCGCGAGCTGCAGAGCCTGGTGCTCACCACGGGCGCCTCGGGATTCATCCAGAAGACGAACGACCCAGAGGTCCTGGCCGCGCGCGTCGAGGCCTACCTGAACGGCACCTGGCCAAAGCGCGAGCGCTCGACGGATCCCTCGCGCTACGCGACGCCCCCGCCTCCGATGCCGCCGGCCGACGCGCCGCCACGCTCGCAGCGAACGGCCGAGCTTCCCGCCGTCTCGCAGCGCAAGTTCGACACGCCGCCGCTATCGCAGCGCAATCCCGATGCGCCGCCGCCGTCGCAACGAACGGTGACGTCGCCAACCGGCTGGGTGCGGGGGAAGTTCTAA
- a CDS encoding ATP-binding protein, with product MDERGKASWRRTLGAATALCASYFFLAGFGLRWATFHGAASSVFPAAGVALAGLLLGGLRLWPAVFIARLAVSLVHPSPLPLWAEVAIAAGNTLAAVAAAGALRRAGWRPSLPRLDDVLAFLAAAFGCAAVAAAIGAGVLSATIGGGLARAGAIWIDWCAGDLSGALVVAPLVLTWAPGEPLRRDRAWWLHLLLSSAVAGAGTWMIYGPLDLPLMRPFAIFPVLLWAALACGVRGAATAMLPVAVIAIWGTTLGYGAIPLTATPMQRFVLLQEFIVVAAISTLVLAVVADERRGKVALRESEARLRESENRYRAFVASSSEGVYRLEFEPPMDTTLTPEEQVERTYRDGRFAECNLAFARMYGFERCEDVVGRGLDLMLPPDDPDARVYLRSLIEGGYSANDFESVERDKLGRTVHFTNSIMGVVEEGKLVRVWGIQRDITDRKMAEQALREKEERLRLASEAAGIGYWSFDAESQKSVLDATCAALFGLEPGVPVPVEHVIGAIHPDDRAHAQEVIGQAIMTTDRYEIEFRTVLPDGTTRWVAGFGISVHEPGKPVRLAGVNWDITARKAVEMEREQLLESERAARTEAERASRLKDEFLSTVSHELRTPLNAILGWSQILGQRVSGKDKDLEKGIAVIDRNARAQVQLIEDLLDMGRIISGKVHLEMQTVDLHDVVAAALSSAAPSAAAKGIELEKLSRPGVGTVRGDPNRLQQVVWNLLSNAIKFTPKGGRVKVTLVRVDGRVEMAVEDAGQGIAPEFLPYVFERFRQADGSISRKHGGLGLGLSIVKNLVELHGGTVRAMSAGEGKGATFTVELPLAIVHLPAGASASGEEESADLSGISVLFVDDAQDNHELVRRFLEDRKARVRTAGSGQEALGLLERERPDVIVSDIGMPGMDGYELIRRVRALPPEQGGDVPALALTAFARAEDRNKALLAGFQAHLSKPVQPAELTLAIGSLTGRGARRAEAPARSE from the coding sequence ATGGACGAGCGCGGTAAGGCGAGCTGGCGTCGCACCCTCGGCGCGGCCACCGCGCTGTGCGCGAGCTACTTTTTCCTCGCTGGATTCGGCCTTCGCTGGGCGACGTTCCACGGCGCAGCCTCGTCGGTCTTCCCTGCCGCGGGCGTCGCGCTCGCCGGGCTGCTGCTCGGCGGATTGCGGCTGTGGCCGGCGGTCTTCATCGCGAGGCTCGCCGTGTCCCTCGTGCATCCGTCGCCCTTGCCTTTGTGGGCCGAGGTGGCGATTGCCGCCGGAAATACCCTCGCCGCCGTCGCCGCGGCGGGGGCGCTGCGCAGGGCGGGGTGGAGGCCCTCGCTGCCGCGCCTCGACGACGTGCTCGCCTTTCTCGCCGCCGCATTCGGCTGCGCTGCCGTCGCGGCGGCGATCGGGGCCGGGGTGCTCTCGGCGACGATCGGCGGCGGGCTCGCGCGAGCCGGGGCGATCTGGATCGACTGGTGCGCGGGCGATCTGTCGGGAGCGCTCGTGGTGGCGCCGCTCGTGCTGACCTGGGCGCCGGGCGAGCCGCTGCGCCGCGATCGCGCGTGGTGGCTGCACCTTTTGCTGAGCTCGGCGGTCGCCGGCGCAGGCACCTGGATGATCTACGGGCCGCTCGACCTGCCCTTGATGCGGCCCTTCGCGATCTTTCCCGTCCTCCTCTGGGCGGCGCTGGCATGCGGGGTGCGGGGGGCGGCGACCGCGATGCTGCCCGTGGCAGTCATTGCCATCTGGGGCACGACCCTGGGGTATGGTGCCATTCCGCTCACGGCTACGCCGATGCAGCGGTTCGTGCTGCTCCAGGAGTTCATCGTGGTCGCGGCGATATCGACGCTCGTGCTGGCGGTGGTGGCCGACGAGCGGCGGGGCAAGGTCGCCCTTCGCGAGAGCGAGGCGCGGCTTCGCGAGAGCGAGAATCGCTACCGCGCGTTCGTGGCCAGCAGCTCCGAAGGGGTTTACCGCCTGGAGTTCGAGCCTCCCATGGACACGACCCTCACCCCGGAAGAGCAGGTCGAGCGGACCTATCGCGACGGCCGTTTCGCCGAATGCAACCTGGCGTTTGCCCGGATGTACGGGTTCGAGCGCTGCGAGGACGTGGTCGGCCGGGGGCTCGACTTGATGCTGCCGCCCGACGACCCCGACGCGCGCGTGTATCTGCGATCCCTCATCGAGGGCGGGTACTCGGCCAACGATTTCGAATCCGTCGAGCGCGACAAGCTCGGGCGGACCGTGCACTTCACCAACTCGATCATGGGCGTCGTCGAGGAGGGGAAGCTCGTGCGGGTCTGGGGGATCCAGCGCGACATCACCGACCGGAAGATGGCCGAGCAGGCGCTGCGCGAGAAAGAGGAGCGCCTTCGGCTCGCCAGCGAGGCCGCCGGCATTGGATACTGGTCGTTCGACGCCGAGAGCCAAAAGTCGGTGCTCGACGCCACCTGCGCCGCCCTCTTCGGTCTCGAGCCCGGCGTGCCCGTGCCCGTGGAGCACGTGATCGGGGCGATCCACCCCGACGATCGCGCGCACGCCCAGGAGGTGATCGGCCAGGCGATCATGACGACGGACCGTTACGAGATCGAATTCCGCACGGTCCTCCCCGACGGCACGACGCGGTGGGTTGCGGGATTCGGAATCAGCGTCCACGAGCCAGGCAAGCCCGTGCGGCTGGCCGGCGTGAACTGGGACATCACCGCGCGCAAGGCCGTTGAAATGGAGCGCGAGCAGCTCCTCGAGAGCGAGCGAGCCGCCCGCACCGAGGCCGAGCGCGCGAGCCGGCTGAAAGACGAGTTCCTCTCCACCGTCAGCCACGAGCTGCGCACGCCGCTCAACGCCATTCTCGGCTGGTCGCAGATCCTCGGCCAGCGGGTGAGCGGCAAGGACAAGGACCTCGAAAAGGGGATCGCCGTCATCGACCGCAATGCCCGCGCGCAGGTGCAGCTCATCGAGGACCTGCTCGACATGGGCCGCATCATCTCCGGAAAGGTCCACCTCGAGATGCAGACGGTGGACCTGCACGACGTGGTCGCCGCGGCCCTGTCATCCGCCGCGCCTTCGGCGGCGGCGAAGGGCATCGAGCTCGAGAAGCTCTCGCGCCCCGGCGTGGGCACCGTGCGCGGCGATCCGAACCGGCTGCAGCAGGTCGTGTGGAACCTCTTGAGCAATGCCATCAAATTCACCCCGAAGGGCGGACGGGTGAAGGTGACGCTCGTCCGGGTCGACGGTCGCGTCGAAATGGCCGTCGAGGATGCCGGGCAAGGCATCGCGCCCGAGTTTCTCCCGTACGTGTTCGAGCGCTTCCGCCAGGCCGACGGCTCGATATCGCGCAAGCACGGCGGGCTCGGGCTCGGGCTCTCCATCGTGAAGAACCTGGTCGAGCTGCACGGGGGCACCGTGCGGGCGATGAGCGCGGGCGAGGGAAAGGGCGCGACGTTCACCGTGGAGCTGCCGCTCGCCATCGTCCACCTCCCGGCGGGCGCCTCGGCGAGCGGCGAGGAGGAATCGGCCGACTTGAGCGGCATTTCGGTGCTCTTCGTGGACGACGCGCAGGACAACCACGAGCTGGTCCGGAGGTTTCTCGAGGACCGCAAGGCGCGCGTCAGGACCGCGGGCTCGGGGCAGGAGGCGCTCGGGCTGCTCGAGAGGGAGCGGCCGGACGTCATCGTGAGCGACATCGGGATGCCGGGAATGGACGGCTACGAGCTCATCCGCCGCGTGCGCGCGTTGCCGCCGGAGCAGGGCGGGGACGTGCCTGCGCTGGCCCTCACCGCGTTCGCCAGGGCCGAGGACCGCAACAAGGCGCTGCTCGCCGGCTTCCAGGCGCACCTGTCGAAGCCGGTCCAGCCCGCGGAGCTCACCCTGGCCATCGGCTCGCTGACGGGCCGCGGCGCGCGAAGGGCCGAGGCGCCGGCGAGGAGCGAGTAG
- a CDS encoding ATP-binding protein, with amino-acid sequence MTSPALPPELVARFRGIALERLERVESRWAELLRGEGEPDLSIEVQQELHTLKGEAKMMGFAGVATLCHALEGLVSAAEARSFSVPEDVDLVATMAIRFMVVLLRKKDASPGAGMDVDGFVRQIEEVMAELPPVTPSRTFEPRISQRPAAIVEGPDRISRATQQRLAEAAARAFLEHLAARRARPRLFAVYAGLRDTLVSLSAVPLDARLVRHEEAARALANDLGKQIDVVFEAGEVRARADVVEALEVAVLHTLRNAIDHGIEPPEARCGAGKSAQGTVRVSARQIEDVVEVRVEDDGAGVDLEAVRARAIDLGIVAEDRAATMLPEALGELVFRPGLSTRTEVTDVSGRGIGLDAVRAAIARVGGRISVSTRAGAGTAVVVRVPQPGCRIPVVCFEARGADVLFAVAGGAGTLVGPEAEAEAADPMDLLDIAAPFDAASGEGTRVAVVRGLERFVFHAGGPPRQSVADRVCPTSDDCPVEIVMIDEIEAVLLRPECLRE; translated from the coding sequence TTGACATCGCCTGCGCTGCCCCCGGAGCTCGTCGCCCGTTTTCGCGGCATCGCCCTCGAGAGGCTCGAGCGGGTCGAGTCGCGCTGGGCGGAGCTTCTGCGCGGCGAGGGCGAGCCCGATCTCTCGATCGAGGTGCAGCAGGAGCTCCACACGCTCAAGGGCGAGGCCAAGATGATGGGCTTCGCCGGCGTGGCCACGCTCTGCCACGCGCTCGAGGGGCTCGTCTCCGCCGCCGAAGCGCGCAGCTTTTCCGTGCCCGAGGACGTCGATCTCGTCGCGACCATGGCCATTCGCTTCATGGTCGTGCTCCTGCGCAAGAAGGACGCCTCCCCCGGGGCCGGCATGGATGTCGACGGCTTCGTCCGGCAGATCGAGGAGGTCATGGCCGAGCTGCCCCCGGTCACGCCGTCGCGCACCTTCGAGCCGCGCATCTCGCAGCGGCCGGCGGCGATCGTCGAGGGGCCCGATCGGATCTCGCGCGCCACCCAGCAGCGCCTCGCCGAGGCCGCGGCGCGGGCGTTCCTCGAGCACCTCGCGGCCCGTCGCGCGCGCCCGCGCCTGTTCGCCGTTTATGCGGGGCTGCGCGACACCCTCGTCTCGCTCTCGGCCGTGCCCCTCGACGCGCGGCTCGTGCGTCACGAGGAGGCTGCGCGGGCGCTCGCGAACGACCTCGGCAAGCAGATCGACGTCGTCTTCGAGGCGGGCGAGGTTCGCGCGCGCGCCGACGTGGTCGAGGCGCTCGAGGTGGCCGTGCTGCACACCCTGCGCAACGCGATCGATCACGGCATCGAGCCGCCCGAGGCCCGCTGCGGCGCCGGCAAATCCGCGCAAGGCACGGTGCGCGTCTCGGCGCGGCAGATCGAGGACGTGGTCGAGGTGCGCGTCGAGGACGACGGCGCGGGCGTGGACCTCGAGGCGGTGCGGGCGCGCGCGATCGATCTCGGCATCGTGGCCGAGGATCGCGCCGCGACGATGCTCCCCGAGGCCCTCGGCGAGCTCGTCTTCCGGCCGGGTTTGTCGACGCGGACCGAGGTCACCGACGTCTCGGGGCGCGGCATCGGGCTCGACGCGGTGCGGGCGGCGATCGCGCGCGTGGGCGGCCGGATCAGCGTATCGACCCGCGCGGGGGCGGGGACGGCGGTGGTCGTGCGCGTGCCCCAGCCGGGATGTCGCATTCCGGTCGTGTGCTTCGAGGCGCGGGGCGCCGACGTGCTCTTCGCGGTCGCGGGCGGCGCAGGCACCCTCGTCGGGCCGGAGGCGGAGGCCGAGGCCGCCGATCCGATGGATCTGCTCGACATTGCCGCGCCCTTCGATGCGGCGAGCGGCGAGGGCACGCGCGTCGCGGTCGTGCGGGGCCTCGAGCGCTTCGTCTTTCATGCGGGCGGCCCTCCACGCCAGAGCGTGGCGGATCGCGTCTGCCCGACGTCCGACGATTGCCCGGTGGAGATCGTGATGATCGATGAAATCGAAGCGGTGCTCCTGCGGCCGGAGTGCCTGCGCGAATGA
- a CDS encoding plastocyanin/azurin family copper-binding protein has translation MRSILFCIALTASAALALETALPTPTQAQPAQAGTVSGVVTILKDGAPKADRSGITVYLENVPGPPPSAGPTRQIRQKYQTFAPGVMVVVKGTTVEFPNDDKVFHNVFSVSKTARFDLGLYKSGETKSVTFHEAGVVDVYCNIHPQMVAKIKVLDNNHYAVTGADGSFKIKNVPPGKYPIVAWQAFGGEYRGEVTITAGGTATVSPTLTEGKPPIRHLRKDGTPYGRYK, from the coding sequence ATGCGGTCGATCCTCTTCTGTATTGCCCTCACGGCGAGCGCCGCGCTGGCGCTCGAGACCGCGCTCCCCACGCCCACGCAAGCCCAGCCCGCGCAGGCAGGCACCGTCTCCGGCGTGGTGACGATCCTCAAAGACGGCGCGCCCAAGGCCGATCGCTCGGGCATCACGGTCTACCTCGAGAACGTGCCCGGCCCCCCGCCGAGCGCCGGGCCCACGCGGCAGATTCGCCAGAAGTACCAGACGTTCGCTCCGGGCGTGATGGTGGTCGTCAAGGGGACCACGGTCGAGTTCCCGAACGACGACAAGGTCTTCCACAACGTGTTTTCGGTCTCCAAGACCGCGCGCTTCGATCTCGGCCTGTACAAGAGCGGCGAGACCAAGTCGGTCACGTTCCACGAGGCGGGCGTGGTGGACGTCTACTGCAACATCCACCCGCAGATGGTCGCCAAGATCAAGGTCCTCGATAACAACCATTATGCGGTGACCGGCGCGGACGGGAGCTTCAAGATCAAGAACGTACCGCCGGGGAAGTATCCGATCGTCGCCTGGCAGGCGTTCGGAGGCGAGTATCGCGGCGAGGTCACCATCACGGCGGGCGGGACGGCGACGGTGAGCCCGACGCTGACCGAGGGCAAGCCGCCGATCAGGCACCTGAGGAAGGACGGCACGCCATACGGCCGGTACAAGTAA
- a CDS encoding multiheme c-type cytochrome, giving the protein MTPLQGSPRANAHPADRCGECHAALHAEWKTSAHARSQRSPLFVAMREKAGSKACEPCHAPLAALVQPGEPVIEEGVTCEACHAIREASEGPAGVEYAYALAENRKFGPICDAKDNYFHRMGCSPLHREARFCGGCHAWTMDAKAGAKLAVFTDYPEWKATSYAQAGIACQDCHMPTTTAQVASGAERKVRVGNHGFLAGGGERARHALGLVAKASDLDGRIALEVSLKNEGAGHAVPAGMPGRQVIVRVRVLDAAGNEGAHEERALGRVLGDEAGREVPFYAAQKEQADERIKPGETRKLDFTLEAPSEGTVEVAVAWRSASPAIVAATGVPAEERPMTEAKIPFGARQKGAGRALLPKTVMVRP; this is encoded by the coding sequence ATCACGCCCCTCCAGGGCTCGCCGCGCGCGAACGCCCACCCCGCCGACCGCTGCGGAGAATGCCACGCAGCCCTGCACGCCGAATGGAAGACCTCGGCCCACGCCCGCTCCCAGCGCTCGCCGCTCTTCGTCGCCATGCGCGAAAAGGCCGGCAGCAAAGCCTGCGAGCCTTGCCACGCGCCGCTCGCGGCCCTCGTGCAGCCGGGCGAGCCGGTCATTGAAGAGGGCGTGACGTGCGAGGCGTGCCACGCGATCCGCGAGGCGAGCGAGGGGCCCGCGGGAGTCGAATACGCGTACGCGCTCGCCGAAAATCGCAAATTCGGGCCGATCTGCGACGCGAAGGACAATTACTTCCACAGGATGGGCTGCTCGCCGCTGCACCGCGAGGCCCGGTTCTGCGGCGGCTGCCACGCCTGGACGATGGACGCCAAAGCTGGCGCGAAGCTCGCCGTGTTCACCGATTACCCCGAGTGGAAGGCGACGAGCTATGCCCAGGCCGGCATTGCCTGCCAGGACTGCCACATGCCCACCACCACGGCGCAGGTGGCGTCCGGGGCGGAGCGCAAGGTGCGCGTGGGCAATCACGGATTTCTGGCCGGGGGCGGAGAGCGAGCCCGCCATGCGCTCGGCCTCGTGGCGAAGGCGAGCGATCTGGACGGCAGGATCGCGCTCGAGGTGAGCTTGAAGAACGAGGGCGCCGGGCACGCGGTGCCGGCCGGCATGCCGGGGAGGCAGGTGATCGTGCGGGTGCGCGTGCTCGACGCAGCGGGGAACGAAGGGGCGCACGAGGAGCGGGCGCTCGGGCGCGTGCTCGGGGACGAGGCGGGCCGCGAGGTGCCGTTCTATGCGGCCCAGAAGGAGCAGGCCGACGAGCGCATCAAGCCGGGGGAGACGCGCAAGCTCGACTTCACGCTGGAGGCGCCGAGCGAGGGGACTGTGGAGGTCGCGGTCGCCTGGCGCTCGGCCTCGCCCGCGATCGTGGCCGCGACGGGCGTCCCGGCCGAGGAGCGACCGATGACAGAGGCGAAGATCCCGTTCGGCGCGCGCCAGAAGGGCGCAGGCAGGGCGCTGTTGCCCAAGACCGTGATGGTACGGCCATGA